The Paenibacillus sp. MBLB1832 genome has a window encoding:
- a CDS encoding ABC transporter permease: MKALVEETVLPSTRPKVRSDFWRYVNRYKFYYLMLLPGIVLIAIFRIAPFYGITVAFKDYNIFKGINGSPWVGLDWFKVLFHHPDFFRILKNSLTINLLELIFVFPAPIVLALLLNELRMEWFKRVTQSIVYIPHFFSWVIVGGFIIRLLSPSTGPIRIVFEWLGVEPFMLLLQQSWFYPILVSGEIWKSAGWGTILYMAAITGIEQEQYEAAIMDGASRLRRMLHITLPGMAFVIVLNLVLQMGHMLDVGFEKIFILSNPSVQQISEVFSTYNYNVGIVQQRYSFSVALGLFQSVIGFGLVILANRIAKWLRNEAVF; this comes from the coding sequence ATGAAAGCGCTTGTAGAAGAAACGGTGCTGCCTTCGACCCGACCAAAGGTGAGAAGCGACTTCTGGAGATATGTCAATCGATACAAATTTTATTATTTGATGCTTCTTCCCGGCATCGTTCTCATCGCAATTTTTCGAATAGCGCCATTTTACGGGATTACGGTTGCCTTCAAGGACTACAACATTTTTAAAGGGATTAACGGAAGTCCCTGGGTGGGACTGGACTGGTTCAAGGTGCTGTTTCATCATCCGGATTTTTTCAGGATTTTGAAAAACTCTCTCACCATCAACCTGCTGGAGCTAATCTTCGTTTTCCCGGCTCCCATCGTGCTGGCTCTGCTGTTGAATGAGCTGCGCATGGAATGGTTCAAACGTGTAACCCAGTCCATCGTGTATATCCCGCATTTTTTCTCCTGGGTCATCGTAGGGGGCTTTATTATCCGGCTTCTTTCACCTAGTACAGGCCCGATCCGCATCGTTTTCGAGTGGCTGGGAGTTGAGCCGTTCATGCTGCTGCTTCAGCAATCCTGGTTTTATCCCATTCTCGTTTCAGGTGAAATCTGGAAGAGTGCAGGATGGGGAACCATCCTGTATATGGCGGCTATAACGGGGATTGAGCAAGAACAGTACGAGGCGGCGATTATGGACGGAGCAAGCCGCTTGCGTCGCATGCTGCATATTACGCTGCCCGGCATGGCGTTCGTCATTGTATTGAACCTTGTACTGCAAATGGGGCATATGCTGGATGTCGGATTTGAAAAAATATTCATTTTATCCAATCCTTCTGTTCAGCAAATCTCTGAGGTATTCAGTACTTATAATTACAATGTCGGGATTGTGCAGCAGCGTTACAGCTTCTCCGTGGCGCTTGGATTGTTTCAATCCGTCATAGGCTTTGGATTAGTTATTCTAGCTAATCGCATTGCCAAGTGGCTGCGTAATGAAGCTGTATTCTAG
- a CDS encoding carbohydrate ABC transporter permease, with protein MLIKPTTGERMFNICNISFMIFLILVMLYPLVNTIAVSFSSSIDVISGRVNLWPVNFQTDTYTYVMGDKRFINSFLQTIYFTAFITVIQTVMSMAFAYPLSKSFLKGRGLIMNVLVFLMLFGGGGFIPSYLLIKSLGLINSYWALWLPAAINIWHVIIFRNFFSQLPEGLEEAASIDGASPFRTFFQIVVPLSMPVIAALALFNAVGGWNTFFNSIIYLDEKKQLLQVYLREIIQVGTITSSTGQTIEREVDAIAPDQVKAATLMLTTLPILLVYPFVQKYFVKGMMVGSIK; from the coding sequence TTGCTAATCAAGCCGACGACAGGAGAACGCATGTTTAACATCTGTAATATTAGCTTTATGATTTTCCTCATTCTGGTGATGCTGTACCCGCTGGTGAATACCATTGCTGTATCGTTCAGCAGCTCCATTGATGTCATTTCTGGACGTGTGAACCTGTGGCCTGTTAACTTTCAAACGGACACGTATACGTACGTGATGGGCGACAAACGCTTCATCAACTCTTTTCTTCAAACGATTTATTTCACAGCGTTCATCACCGTTATTCAAACCGTCATGAGCATGGCCTTCGCTTATCCCTTGTCCAAATCCTTTCTCAAGGGACGCGGCCTTATCATGAACGTGCTGGTCTTTCTTATGCTCTTCGGAGGCGGGGGCTTTATCCCTTCGTATTTGCTTATTAAAAGCCTGGGTTTAATTAATTCCTATTGGGCTCTGTGGCTGCCAGCGGCCATTAATATATGGCATGTTATTATTTTTCGAAACTTTTTCAGTCAGCTTCCGGAGGGGCTGGAGGAAGCAGCTTCTATTGACGGTGCGTCACCCTTTCGTACTTTTTTTCAAATTGTGGTTCCTCTTTCCATGCCGGTCATCGCGGCACTTGCCTTGTTTAATGCGGTAGGAGGCTGGAATACCTTCTTCAACTCGATCATCTATTTGGATGAGAAAAAGCAGCTGCTTCAAGTGTATTTGAGAGAGATCATTCAGGTCGGCACGATTACCTCCTCGACTGGACAAACGATTGAGCGAGAAGTCGATGCCATCGCACCCGATCAAGTCAAGGCGGCTACGCTCATGTTGACAACGCTTCCTATTCTACTTGTGTATCCATTCGTACAGAAGTATTTTGTCAAAGGGATGATGGTCGGTTCTATTAAGTAA
- a CDS encoding Sip1-related alpha-galactosidase, with translation MLKVSNEQSGLRLLNGSGRSVLEGLRPQLGLDRDEEPELELSDTKSSKGVDSQGGYEETIMVYSGLKGAIEFTIRVKSYEGWSAIYVGFQSTWEMVGGKSHTLLAEKGIRLLAAELPEANGLMAIHLYKDWWTRPAFIKPASELPTRTQALLWQTSDTYNYLLPVCADAFKTALSGNAEGFDITISAYEGGYSNVETLAFILAEGDNPFLLSDNAASAGLRLLGRGGGTRENRKFPEVLNKLGWCSWDAFYYEVSAEGLLAKAEEMKQLGLPIGWFIIDAGWSDDHDYALRSFEAQPAKFPQGLEPVIRKLKTEFGIKEVGVWHTLIGYWNGIEPGSRLALEMAASLRKTNCGKLIPKPDAQFAFRFWDKWHAQLKTQGVDFVKVDYQSVLINLLAYQGSIGHAASEAHKALEASVGLHFGGQLINCMGMASENVWSRPSSGLSRNSEDFFPKDSKGFHEHALQNAYNAFFHGAFYWTDWDMFWSHHTHAVHNAVLRAVSGGPVYVSDAVGATKAQTLWPLILSSGRILRCDQPGLPTRDCLLANPHEDKIPLKVWNRSGQSGVLAAFNIHLAGEDVRGTVSVNDISGLEGDKFAVYEHFSQELRILTRDDGIAIHLQEGELQLYIVTPLLHGFAAIGLADKYISSAAVLSMTHSADRSTVVLEEGGPFVFASERAPKQVTVNHTPVEITYTRGAYRLAGTVESAHDRSLITIAW, from the coding sequence CTATGAAGAAACCATAATGGTCTACTCCGGGCTCAAAGGTGCCATCGAATTCACGATTCGAGTGAAAAGCTATGAAGGCTGGTCAGCTATCTATGTTGGATTCCAATCCACGTGGGAGATGGTAGGAGGGAAGAGTCATACCCTGCTGGCGGAAAAGGGGATTCGTTTGCTGGCAGCCGAGCTTCCTGAAGCCAATGGCTTGATGGCCATTCATTTGTATAAGGATTGGTGGACACGCCCAGCCTTCATAAAGCCGGCTTCTGAGCTGCCCACTCGGACGCAGGCTCTGCTTTGGCAGACAAGCGACACCTACAACTATCTCCTGCCTGTGTGCGCGGACGCATTCAAGACGGCGCTAAGTGGAAACGCAGAGGGCTTTGACATCACGATTTCGGCTTATGAGGGTGGCTACAGTAATGTGGAGACACTGGCTTTTATATTGGCAGAAGGGGACAATCCCTTCTTGCTGTCGGATAACGCTGCGTCAGCCGGCCTACGTCTGCTCGGGCGGGGCGGCGGAACGCGTGAGAACCGCAAGTTCCCGGAGGTGCTGAACAAGCTGGGCTGGTGCAGTTGGGATGCGTTCTATTACGAAGTATCCGCCGAGGGCCTGCTGGCCAAAGCGGAGGAAATGAAGCAGCTGGGGCTTCCGATCGGCTGGTTTATTATCGACGCAGGCTGGTCGGATGACCACGACTATGCGCTGCGTTCCTTTGAAGCTCAGCCCGCGAAGTTTCCACAAGGATTAGAGCCTGTTATCCGCAAGCTCAAGACGGAGTTCGGTATTAAGGAAGTCGGCGTCTGGCATACGCTTATCGGATATTGGAACGGCATTGAACCCGGGAGCAGGCTTGCGCTGGAAATGGCAGCCTCCCTTCGCAAGACGAACTGCGGGAAGCTGATCCCGAAGCCAGATGCCCAGTTCGCTTTTCGTTTCTGGGACAAGTGGCATGCGCAATTAAAGACGCAAGGCGTCGATTTCGTTAAGGTGGATTATCAAAGTGTATTGATCAACCTACTTGCTTACCAAGGTAGTATTGGACATGCAGCATCTGAAGCGCATAAAGCGCTGGAGGCTTCTGTCGGCCTTCATTTCGGAGGTCAGCTGATCAACTGCATGGGGATGGCTTCGGAAAACGTATGGTCACGCCCATCCTCTGGGTTGTCAAGAAATAGCGAAGATTTCTTTCCCAAAGACTCGAAAGGCTTTCACGAGCATGCGCTCCAAAATGCGTACAATGCCTTCTTTCACGGCGCTTTCTACTGGACCGATTGGGACATGTTCTGGTCGCACCATACGCATGCGGTGCATAATGCGGTCCTGCGTGCCGTCAGCGGCGGTCCCGTCTATGTCAGTGATGCCGTTGGCGCCACGAAGGCTCAGACGCTGTGGCCGCTCATCCTGTCCAGCGGACGTATCCTCCGCTGCGATCAGCCGGGACTGCCGACGAGGGACTGTCTGCTCGCCAATCCCCATGAAGACAAGATTCCGTTAAAGGTATGGAACCGAAGCGGACAATCCGGCGTGCTTGCTGCTTTTAATATCCATCTGGCTGGAGAAGATGTGAGAGGGACGGTCTCCGTGAATGATATCTCGGGACTCGAGGGTGACAAGTTTGCTGTATATGAGCATTTCAGCCAGGAGCTTCGAATCCTAACAAGGGATGATGGGATAGCTATCCATCTCCAGGAAGGCGAGCTGCAGCTCTACATCGTTACCCCACTGTTACATGGCTTCGCAGCAATTGGACTTGCTGATAAATATATCTCTTCTGCGGCCGTTTTATCCATGACACACAGCGCTGACCGATCAACTGTCGTGTTGGAGGAGGGGGGGCCTTTCGTGTTCGCCTCCGAGAGAGCGCCCAAGCAGGTAACGGTTAATCATACACCTGTTGAAATTACGTATACAAGAGGTGCATACAGGCTTGCAGGCACGGTGGAGTCTGCACACGACAGATCACTGATTACGATTGCGTGGTAA